Sequence from the Sphingobacteriaceae bacterium GW460-11-11-14-LB5 genome:
GAGTATCACTTTAATATGGTGCAACCTTGCCAGTTCGGCCATCGATTTAATGTTATTCATAATTTTATCGTTGGTAACATGGCCGGTATTACCCGCAATATCATTACTCCCGGCCAAAATAATCACCACTTTTGGTTTAAGGTTAATTACATCCTGCCGAAAACGGATAAGCAGTTGTGGCGAAATCTGTCCGCTTATTCCCCTATCCAGATAAGGTTTATCCTTAAAATACTCAGGATCTTTCTGTTTCCAGAATTCGAATATCGAACTCCCTAAAAAAACAACCCTTTTTTCTTTTCTGGTTGGTGGTGGTAAAAGTTCATTTTCTTTCTGGTACTTGCTTAGCGCAGCCCAGTCATCAGCAAAATTCTCTTTTTTAGGTTTATTACTTAACGAATCTGTCTTCAGCTGTGCAAACGAAACATTTACAAAGACCATTAAAAACAGAATCAGGATTTTACTTTTCATGGGATAATCGGTTTGAACGAAACGCTAAACTAATTAATTCCCGATTAATTAAATTCAACTCCACTTAAATTTACATTCGTTCTGTTTCTTTTGTTTCCAAACTGGCTCAGATTATAACCTAAGGTTGCCTGCACAAAGCGGCTGATAAAGCGTGTCCTGTTTTCAGATATGGAATTATTGCTAATACTGGTACTAAAGAGGGCTCCCTGGTTAAACAGATCGTTGGCCTGAATAGAAAAGAGGAGTTTATTATCCTTCAAAAAGGAGGTATTTAATCCCATGTTCACCAATAAAGGGTTACCGGAATATAGATTGTATCCAAAATTTAAACTTTTAGAGGCTGAGGCATTTACCCTAAAACGTTTATTAGGAATCCAGCTGGCACTGCCATTTAAAGCCAGCACCTGGATATTCTTAATATTCTGGTTCATTACAGAATAGGTATTTGAACTAAAGCTATACGAAACGCTGGTATTAAAAGAATATTTTTTCTCATTCAGGTTAAACCTAAAAGCGTTCGAAACGTTAATTCCACTACTCCGGTTTAATACATTTTCTGTATAAAAAACATTACGGCTATAGGCGATATTTCCATTGACAGAGAGCGATAGTTTATTGGTTAACAACCTTTTATTTAAGGAATAATTTCCACCCACATTATAAATACCATTTACATTCTCATAGGTCGTTTGCTGTTTTAAACTGTTGAGCGTATCTCTCAGAAAAACCGTATTACTCACAACGCTATTAAAAGCAAAAGTTCCTGATAAACCTGCCATAATACTCAATCCCGATTTAAGGCCAAATTGATTGTAGCTTAAATCGGCGGTATGGCTGGATGTTGCTTTCAAATCTGGATTACCGATAATCAGGTTCTGTACATCATTATTGTTTCTAACGGGTTGCAGTTTATTAAAGTCGGGCGAACTCGTGTAACCATTGTAGCCAAAACTCAAATTCCCGTTGTCTTTAATCTGATAACTTAAATTGGCAGAGGGTGAAAAATTTAACTGGTAGTTTTTTAGCTCCTGTCCCGTATTCTGGTATTTACCGATAATGATGCTGGGGGAAAAATTAAGGCCTAAATTATAACTGATCCGCTTTGCATTGGTATTAAAGCCAATACCGAAATTCTGATTAATAAAATTAGATACATAATCCTGCCCCAGCGAATCGACAACAAAATCGTTCCCCAGTGGATTAGTTACCGTTGTAGTTTGCAAATTCCGGCTCCTGCTTACCGAAAAACGGTAAGACAAATTAATAAAACTATATCCTGTACTGTCGTTTGGCTTTTTTAATGAATTGGAAAACTGGAAATTACCCCCAAAATTGGAGTTCGAAGTATTATTATCAACCAATCTGTTTAGTAACGAATCTTTAACCAGTATGTTAGTGGTTTCGTTATAGTACCTGATAATGTCGTTAATTCTACTGTTTGAATTTCCTTCGCTTGTGCCAAAATTAAATCCCATAGATAGCGACCGCTTATTATTAGCCAGCCGGCGAGACCAATTGATGCTTCCATTAACATTAGGATTGCTATTCCGTGAGCCTGAATTAGACAGAAGATCCTGTTTGATAAACCCTGTTTTATTGGAAGTTGAAAACGCATCATTGCGGGTATTGGCCAAAGCCCCACTAAGCGAAATATTGAAATAATTCTTCTTTGTGGCGCCATTTAAACCCAGGTTGATGTTATTGTTTAGCGATTTAGAATTATTGGCGCTTTCTCTCAAATCGAATATGGTTCCCTGCGGATTAAACGTTTCGAGGTAATTACTCTGAATGGATTTATTAATTCCATTACTAAAATGATAAGCACCGTTAAAGCTAAATTCCTTCGAAATTTTGTCCCTGATATTACCGTTTAAACCTCCGTTGTTCATTTTGGTAAACTCATTATTGGTAATCCCATAACGGCTTCCAAAACCAATTTGCTTCGTTTTTTTCCATATACTCCCGTTACCGCCGAGGTTATGTGCATTATTGGTAGCAGAACTCATATTTACGCCGCCAAAAACACCTTTATCCATGCCGGGTTTAGTAACCAGGTTTAACATTTTCTGTGGCGTACCTACTTTTATGCCGGTAAAATTAGCTTCGTCTCCATAATCATCAATGACCTGAAGTTTAGCAATAATATCGGCAGGTAACTGCCTGATGTAATCTTCTACGTTACTGGTAAAAAAATCTTCACCATTTACCCGCAGCTTGGTCATTTTTTTCCCCATTGCCGTAACAGCACCTTTTTCGTCGACCTCAACGCCTTGTAACTGTTTGAGCAGGTCTTCCACTTTATCATTTTCTCTGATGGTGTAGGCAGCAGCATTATATTCAATGGTATCTTTTTTGATTTTAATGGGATCTACCTTTACTTTAACCTCTACATCTTCGAGACGGATGGTTTCCATTTTGAGCATAATGGGTTCTAAAACGGCGTTTTTTTTCGAAGACTCAATTTCGTAGATCGAGGCAAATGGCTTGTAGCCCAATGCAGAAATGCTAAGATAGAACTTATTGCGGCTTACTTTCGCGAATGCAAAATTCCCTTTCCCGTCAGAATTTGAGCGGAGGGTATCTTTATCAGTAATCAATCGGATGCTTACACCTTCAATAGGCTTTTTCAAAGAATCGATTACGTTACCACTTATTTTAAACTGAGACTGAGCGAGAGCGTTAACAGAAAGCGTGATCAGTATAAAAAATAATAAAAAGCATAAATTATTGCTTTTTCTCATCCCTCGGACCTCTTTTGTAAATCACAAGACCATTTAAAAAATTACGTAGAATCTGATCGCCACAAGGTTTAAAATTTTCATGGTCTTCATTTCTGAAAATATCGCCTAGTTCTGCCTTGGTTACTTTAAATCCAACAAGGTCGCATATGGTGATAATATCTTCTGTTTTTAATGATAAGGCTACTCTTAGTTTTTTTAATATATCGTTGTTGCTCATTTTTAATGTTTGAATTAGAGATTGATTAAGTGATGATTGAGTGATTGATTTAGAGAATTAGCGCATGATTGAATTAAAGCATTAATGAATGACTGAGTTATTAAATAAACGGTTGAATAAATAAATTATTGAATGACAACAAAAATAAATCTAGAACTTTAGTTCCCATTTTATCAATGAACCAATGAACCAATGAACCAATGAACCAATGAACCAATGAACCAATGAACCAATGACCAATGAACTAATAAACCAACCTAACTGGCCACTTCTAATTTAAGTTTTTTCCCTTTAATTTTTTCGCCACTTAGTGTTTTCAATAGTTTCTCTACTTTGTTTCTTTTAACGGCTATATAACTGGTCGTATCTTTCACTTCAATCAGTCCAAGATCTTCTTTTGTTAAGGTACCTTTCTGCAAAAATAAACCTACAATATCAATTTTGTTAATTTTATCCTTCTTGCCATGTGCAAGATATAATGTTACCCAATCGCTGGCTTCTGGTAATTTATATTGCTCAGATAAAACTTCTTCTTCAATATCATCTGGTAAATATTTATAATGTTCTTCTGTCGTTAAAATGGCATAAGCCGTTCCTTTTGCGTGCATCCTTGCCGTTCTGCCATTGCGATGAATATAGGCATCTTCGGTATAAGGCAATTGATAATGTACAATATGTTCTACTTCGGGAATATCGAGACCGCGGGCTGCCAAATCTGTCGTGATTAAAATCCGATGGCTGCCATTTCTAAATTTAAGTAATGCCTTTTCACGATCGAACTGCTCCATCCCTCCGTGAAAAACATCATGTCCTAAACCATTTTCGAAAAGTAAATCACTTATCCGGTCTACCGTTTCCCTGTGGTTACAGAAAACCAGCGTGTTTTTACTCCCTATTTTACTGAGTAATCTGAAAAGGTAATCTAGCTTATCGGCTGCAGGCGCTGTTATTTTTTTGAGTTTCAGATCTGGTTTTGCTTCGATATTTTTTGAAAAATCGACTTCAACAGGCGAATTCAGCTTTACAAAGGCCGGAATTTCTTCCATTTTGGTTGCAGAAGTAAGTATACGCTGTTTTAACGAAAGTAGCGAACCAATGATGTATGACATGTCATTTTCAAAACCAAATTCCAGTGCTTTATCAAATTCATCTAAAACCAAGGTTTCGATAAAAGATTCGTCAAAGTTTTGATACTCTAAATGATAAGCGATCCTGCCAGGTGTTCCGATTAAGACTGCTGGAGGATGTGCAAGATTATTTTTTTCGATGCGTACAGCGTGGCCACCATAACAGCAGTTTACTTTAAACGAAGTACCCATTTGTTTAAAAACCTGCTCTATCTGTAGGGCAAGTTCTCTTGATGGAACCAAAACCAGGGCCTGCACTCCTTTTACGCCGGCTTTTAGGTTAGAAAGTAATGGCAATAAAAAGGCCAACGTTTTCCCTGAACCCGTTGGCGCAATCAATATTACATCTTTACCAGTCTTAGCTGCTTTTACAGAAGACTCCTGCATCTCGTTAAGTGCAGCGATGTTTAATTTTTTTAAGGCATTTTCTATCATTCGGCCATAAAGGTAATCATTTCTCTTTATGCCCGGAATACAGCCTTAGTTACGGTCTGAAAAATCTTTCCCTAAGTTTCCTAAGGGTAGAAAAGTTTAATCTTTTCTCGAGCAACATTAACATGTTACCGCGTTTAGACATTGATGATAGTACTTTTTCGTTAACAGCATCAACCGAAGATAAAATCTTGTCAGCCAGTTCATCTGCAAATTTATTCGCCCTGCTATTTTGTAATAACTGAAGCTCTTGAATTAATTCTGCTTTCATAATTAAGAATTTTTAATGAATGTACAAATATTAACGGAGCGGATAATAATTTGTTTCAATAAATAATAAGATCATCCAAACAATTATCACTAACTTGTTGATAACTAACTTTTTGTTAGCAAATAAACAATCTACGCTTAACACATATTTAATTTTTAGCGCTTATTTTTATAAAAACCTGATTGCCATTTGTACCAAAGGGGATTCCTTTGGAATTAACCTCAAAAAATACAATGTATGACGTGGAAAAAATTTAGTGGTGAAATTATTCAATCTTCGATCCTTGAAGAAGTAGAAAAAGCAATTATCAGAGAAAGCGAAAACGGTTTCAAGCTTAAAGTTTGTATTGGCACCGACTCGCAGGTAAAAGGTGCGGTAACGGATTTTGCAACCGTAATTGTGCTGTTACGAGAACATCATGGCGGTTTTATGTACATTCACCAGGAAAAAAGCACACAGCAGGTAAGCATTAAAGAAAGAATGTTGATGGAAGTGCAAAAATCTATCGAAACAGCTTATTCCATCTGCGATTTACTTGACATTTATGATGTAGCGCTCGAAGTACATGCCGATATCAACACCAGCCCATCATTTAAATCGAATAAAGCGCTTAATGATGCCATGGGTTATATTTTAAGTATGGGCTTTATTTTTAAGGCTAAACCAGAAGCATTTGCCAGTTCTACCTGTGCCGATAAAATGGTGCATTAGGTAGTTAGCCGGAAAGTCTTGGGTTAGAGGTTCGAAGCTGATTATCGTCGTTTCGAGCACCGCCGAGAAATCTATAGGTCACGTTGATGATCAATATCCCTCATAGATCCCTCCATTCCGCTGCACTTCAGTCGGGATGACGAAACTCGTTACGCTCCAACTTTGCGATCGCTGTGCCCTCATTCTGCGAACTTGCGGTTAAACCTAAACTATCTTCAACAAAACCCCAACTTCGTTGTTGTGCTTTTAAAACAAAAACTTGAAAACATATAGATTAGAATTTACCCAAAAACTACCTGTTGATCTGGATACAGCATGGGACTTTTTTTCTTCGCCCATGAACCTGGCCGAAATTACCCCACAGGATATGACCTTTGATGTTACTTCACCAAATATGGTCAATACTAAAATGTACCCTGGCCTGATCATCACCTACAAGGTTTCGCCCTTGCTTGGCATTAAATTAAACTGGGTGA
This genomic interval carries:
- a CDS encoding acylhydrolase, with the protein product MKSKILILFLMVFVNVSFAQLKTDSLSNKPKKENFADDWAALSKYQKENELLPPPTRKEKRVVFLGSSIFEFWKQKDPEYFKDKPYLDRGISGQISPQLLIRFRQDVINLKPKVVIILAGSNDIAGNTGHVTNDKIMNNIKSMAELARLHHIKVILCKYLPVYEYPWNKSVKAADSIVNLNEKIVAYAEARNYTILDYWTPLVDERRGQRAELTVDGVHPNLAGYKIMEEVTDDAIKKALRNRH
- a CDS encoding helicase is translated as MIENALKKLNIAALNEMQESSVKAAKTGKDVILIAPTGSGKTLAFLLPLLSNLKAGVKGVQALVLVPSRELALQIEQVFKQMGTSFKVNCCYGGHAVRIEKNNLAHPPAVLIGTPGRIAYHLEYQNFDESFIETLVLDEFDKALEFGFENDMSYIIGSLLSLKQRILTSATKMEEIPAFVKLNSPVEVDFSKNIEAKPDLKLKKITAPAADKLDYLFRLLSKIGSKNTLVFCNHRETVDRISDLLFENGLGHDVFHGGMEQFDREKALLKFRNGSHRILITTDLAARGLDIPEVEHIVHYQLPYTEDAYIHRNGRTARMHAKGTAYAILTTEEHYKYLPDDIEEEVLSEQYKLPEASDWVTLYLAHGKKDKINKIDIVGLFLQKGTLTKEDLGLIEVKDTTSYIAVKRNKVEKLLKTLSGEKIKGKKLKLEVAS